One Cupriavidus pauculus genomic window, GCTACGACTACGTGCCGAGCCTGCTGTCGCTGGACGCGCGGATCGACGCGCTGCTCCATCATCCGCAGGATCCCGCCCGCGTCGCCGATGCCAACGTCTACCTGTCCGCGCTCAATGCGCGCGCGGGCACGCGCGTGGTGTACGTGCTCGATGCGCAGGGGCATGTCGTCGCCACCAGCAACTATCAGCGCCCCGACAGCTACCTCGGCGAAGATCTGAGTTTCCGCCCGTACTTCCATACGGCCATCGAAGGCCAGCTCGGCCGCTTCTACGGCGTGGGCACCACGCGCAGCGAGTCCGGCTACTACCTGTCCGCGCCGCTCGGCGACCGCGATCATCCGTCGGGCGTGGCCGTCGTCAAGATCGGGCTGGAACCGCTCGAGAACCGCTGGCAGGGTGCCGACAGCCAGATGCTGCTCGCCGACGAGAACGGCGTGGTCATCCTCGCCTCCGATCCTTCATGGAAGCTTGCCGCGGTGCGCGAGATTCCGCCCGACCTGCGCGCGCGGCTCGACCAGACGCTGCAGTACAACCGCGCGCCGCTGCCGACGCTTGCGCTCTCCACGGTCCGCACGCTGGGCACGGGGCCGGGCCCCGGTGGCGACGCGCTCGTCAAGCTGCGGCAGGGGCCGCCGATGCTCGCGCAACATGCGTCCCTGCCCGGCACGGGCTGGGACCTCACGCTGCTGACCAATACCTCCCAGGCCCGCGTGGCCGCGCTCAACAGCGCGGCGCTGGCCGGCGTGGCCACCGCGTTCGTGCTGCTGCTGGCCGCCGCGTGGAACGTGCGCCGCCGCATCGTCAGCGAGCGGCTGGCCGCGCGGCATGCGCTGGAGGCGGCCAACAACGAGCTCGAACGCAAGGTCGCGGAGCGAACGTCGGACCTCTCGACCGCGAACCAGCAGCTGCACGCCGAGGTCGCCGAGCGCATCCGCACCGAGTCGTTCCTGCGGCAGGCGCAGGATGGCCTCATGCAGGCGGGCAAGCTCGCCGCGGTAGGACAGATGTCGGCCGGCATCGCGCACGAGCTCAACCAGCCGCTGGCCGCGCTGCGCACGCTGTCCGGCAACGCCTGCAAGTTCCTCGATCGCGGCGACGCGGCCACCACGCGCGACAACCTCGAGAAGATCATCGCGCTCGTCGAACGCATGGGCCGCATCACGGGCGCGCTCAAGTCCTTCGCGCGGGACCCCGCCAGCGGCCCGCGCCGCTGTGCAAAGCTCGCGGATGCGGTGGACAACGCGCTGTTCCTGATGGAATCGCGCGTGGCCACGACCCGGCCCCAGATCGATCGCGACATCGACGCGCACCTGACGGTCGCGTGCGACCCCAATCGGCTGGAACAGGTGCTCGTGAACCTCATCGGCAACGCGCTCGATGCCACCGCCGGGCAGCCCTCGCCCAAGCTCTGGCTCCATGCCTACGAGAGCGGCGGCCTCGTGCACCTGACCGTGCGCGACAACGGGCCGGGCCTTTCCGAGGAAGCCTTCGCGCGGCTGTTCGAACCGTTCTTCACGACCAAGCCCGCGGGCGAGGGCCTTGGCCTCGGCCTCACGTTGTCGGCCGGCATTCTCAACGAGAGTGGCGGCACGCTGACCGCGATCAATCACCCCGACGGCGGTGCGTGCTTCACGCTCGCGCTGCCGCAGGCGATCGGCAAAGTCCGGGAGACATCCCATGACGGCTGAGCCCATGCCGCGCGATCTGGCCGTGACGATCGTCGAGGACGATCCGGACGTGCGCCTCGGCTGCGAGCAGGCGCTGCGGCTCGAAGGCATTCCCACGCGCACGGCCGCGAGCGCCGAGGCCGCGCTGCGCGATATCCAGACGCAGATGGAAGGCGGGCTGCATCCGGGTATCGTCGTCACCGATGTCCGCCTGCCGGGACGCGACGGCATGTCGCTGCTCGCGGCGCTGCGCGAGCAGGATCCCACGCTGCCCGTGATCCTCATCACGGGCCACGGCGATGTGAGCCTTGCCGTGCAGGCGATGAAGCAAGGCGCGTACGACTTCCTCGAAAAGCCGTTTTCGCCCGAGCGGCTCGTCGATGCATGCCGCCGCGCGCTCGAGCAGCGCCGGCTCACGCTCGAGGTGGCCGGGCTGCGCGCCCAGCTGGCCGCGCGCACGTCCGTGGCGAGCCGGCTGATCGGCAATTCGCCCGCGATCGAGCGGCTGCGCGCGCGCATCGCGGACGTGGCCGATACCGGCGCCAATGTGCTGATCCACGGCGAGACTGGCACGGGCAAGGAACTCGTCGCGCGCTGCCTGCACGAAGCGAGCGGCCGCCATGCGCGCCATTTCGTCGCGATCAACTGTGGCGGCCTGCCCGAACAGCTGTTTGAATCCGAGATCTTCGGCCACGAGGCCGGCTCGTTCACGGGCGCCACGCGCCGGCGCATCGGCAAGATCGAGCACGCCGCGGGCGGCACGCTGTTCCTCGACGAGATCGAGAGCATGCCCATGCCAATGCAGATCAAGCTGCTGCGCGTGCTGCAGGAACGCACGGTCGAGCGGCTCGGCTCCAACCAGCCCGTGCCCGTCGACGCGCGCGTGGTAGCCGCGACCAAGGCCGACCTGCGCGCGCAGTCCGATGCCGGCGCGTTCCGCGCGGACCTGTACTACCGGCTCAACGTGATCACGCTCGCACTGCCGCCGCTGCGCGAGCGTCGCGAAGACGTACCGCAGCTATTCGAGCATTTCGTGGCACAGGCCGCGCTGCGTTTCGATCGCGAGCCGCTGCCCGCATCGCCGGCGGAGATGTCCGCGCTGATCGCCTATCCGTGGCCCGGCAATGTGCGCGAACTGCGCAATCTGGCAGAGCGCCATGTCCTCGGACTCGGCTGCCGTCCTGGCGATATGCACGAAGGTGGCGACGGCGGCGGAGCCGTCGGCGACGGGCCGACTGAACTGTCGCTGCCGCAGGCCGTCGAACAATTCGAGCGCGCGCTCATCGCCGATGCATTGCGCCGCCACGACGGCAACCTCTCCCGCGCGAGCGAAGCGCTCGGCGTGGCCAAGACAACCTTGTTCGACAAGGTTCGCAAGTACGGACTCTGAGCCATTGCGGCGTGATTTTTTGGAGGCGCAAGCGCGAACCGTTATCATCTGCACATGCGCATCGGGACCGATGATCCATAAGGACTAGGTCGAACGGTGGGCGAAATCGTTCGGATGTCATCAGCTTTTCCGTCGCGCCGGTCCACCAGAGGCCGCCGATGTACGTTAAACAACAAAAGTGCAACGCCAGTCATCGATTACCCTCTGTCATGCGTGCCCCATGCGAGGAATACTATGAATGGTGTGCGGTGCGGTTCGCCGTGCCGGGCAGGTGGCAAAGACCACCGCCGCCAAGCAGTACGACCGGCGGGGAGCGGGTCGAGTAGCAGGGTCAGTAGAATTCCGGCAGCCCGGTAATCACCGGCGTGGCGCGCCCGAAGGCGCCACGAGACGCGGCTTCCGCGTTGCGCTGCCGTTCGACAACGGGTGAGTGGATGAAACTGGATCCAGAACTGGCTGACAAGCCTTACTACAGCACGCGTACCGCAGCAAAGCTTCTCAATGTATCGCTGGGCACTGTCCAGAAGATGGTCGAACGGGGCGAACTTGGCGCCTGGAAGACCAACGGCGGACATCGGCGCATTCACAAGGAAACGGTGCACCGCCTGCTGGCATCGCGCGCCGCGCCCGATCTGCAGACGCCGCACGATCTCGACCTCGTGGTGTTCCACCCGAACCACCAGGAGGCGCAGCGTATCAGCGCGCAGCTGGGCAAGTGGTCACTGCCGCTGAAAACGCAGGTGCTCGAGGACGTCGTCGATACCGTGATCACGTCGGTCGATGCGCGGCCGCGCGTGGTCCTCTACTACGTCGAGGAACTCAACGACGCCGAGTCGGCGATCATCGAAAAGCTGCAGAACTTCTTCGCGCGCCAGCGCGTGATCTTCGCGGTGATTACCAATCGGCAGGCCTACGATGGCGTGGCCGACGCCCTGCAGCACTGGGGCATCATGGTGTTCCTGAAGACACCGTCGCTGGAAGAAGTCAAAGGCTTCCTGCGCGCGCAACTGATGATGGGTCGCGCCGGCGCATAAGCCCGTGCCCCGCGGGCGCCACGCGCCCCCGATAGAGCGCCCCCGATAAAGCGCCCGGCGCCGTCACCGCGACATGCGGTGCGGGCCGGGCGTTTTGCTTCCCGCGTTCTGTCTCCCGCGTTTTGCCTCCCAAACTCTTAAGTAAGAGCCACCTTCACACCGCCGCCCTCGGTCTTTGCGGCCGACGCGTCCTCTCGCATCATCCACCCGTAGAGGTCGCGGGGGTCGCGTGGTGTTGCAACCAACGCAAAAAACTCACCGGCGTCGTTCGACAGCGCCACATTGTGGAGCCATCGTAGCGCTGAAAAATCTTCGAGCGCGAAGCCCACCGAATCGAATATCGTGACCTCCTCGCGGGTCTCGCGGCCCGGCGAGGTTCCCGCCAGGACTTCCCATAGTTCGGTCACCGGCGCATCGGGCGGCAACTGCTGGATCTCGCCCTCGATGCGAGTCTGCGGCGCGTACTCGACGACGATCCGGGCGTTGCGGAGGATGTCCGCATGCAGCTCCGTCTTGCCCGGACAATCGCCGCCGACGGCGTTGAGGTGCATGCCCGGCGCGATCATCTCCGGCGCAAGAATCGTGGCGCGGGTCTTGTCGGCGGTGACCGTGGAGACGATGTCCGCGCCCGCCACGGCGTCCGCGATCGATGCCGCCGCCACGATGCGCAGGTCCGGCACATGCGCGAGGTTCCGCGCGAGCCGATCCGTCGCGCGACGGTCGATATCGAAGGCGCGAATCTCGCGGATACCGAGCAATGCGTGGAACGCCAGCGCCTGGAACTCGGCCTGCGCGCCATTGCCGATCAGCGCCATGGACTTCGCGTCCCGCCGCGCCATCGCCTTCGCCGCCAGTGCGGAGGTGGCGGCGGTGCGCAACGCGGTGGCCAGCGTCAGATCCGCCAGCAGCAGCGGATGCCCCGTGCGCACGTCGGCCAGCGCGCCATAGGCCATCACCGTGGGCAGCGCGTACCGCGCGTTGCGCGGATGGCCGTTGACGTACTTGAATGCGTGCAGCACGCCATCGCTGACGGGCATCAGTTCGATCACGCCCACGTCGGAATGGCTTGCCGCGCGCGCGGACTTGTCGAACGCGGACCAGCGCAGGAAATCTTCGCGCAGATGGTCCGCCAGCTGCACGAGCGACTGCCTGACGCCGATGGCGCGTACGAGGGCCGCGACATCGCGCGCGTCGAGGCATCGCGTGAGGGGGGAGGGGTTGCCGCCCGGTGTGTCGCGTGGTGTGAGCGTCATGATCCGCGTCTCCGATGGTGAGGTTCAGGCAGGACCGGCAGGACGGCGCGCGCGCTATGCCGCCGCGCCACGCACCGCGTCATGCATCGCGACCGCTGCCGTGCCGTCGCGGTCGAGCCGCAGCGTCATGCAGTACGCACCGCCACCGGACAGCATGAACGGCGACAGATCGACCTCGCGCAGGCGGTAGCCGCGGCGCGCGAACTCGGTGCGCAGATGCGGCGTGGTGCGCGTCATCACGACCTGGTCGTCGAGGTTGACCGCATTGACGCTGAAATGCCGCAGGTCGTCCTCGGTCGCCTCGATGCGAAGGCTGGCGGGCACGCGCGCATGGATCTCGCGCAGGGCCTGCTCGCCGAATGCGGGCGGGTAGTAGAGGACTTCGCCACCGGCAAGCGGGCAGAAGCAGACGTCGAGGTGATAGCTGTGTTCGGTGGCCAGCTCCAGCGCGACGACGTCGCGATCGAAGTGCGCGGACATCGCGTCGGCGGCCTCGCGCGACGAGCGCGGACCGAAGCCGGCCCAGAAGTGGCCGCGGGAGGCGTCCCAGATGCAGTCGCCGGCGCCCTCCTGATAGCAGCCGTCGGGCAGCGTGGCCACGCTGTCGATCCAACCGCGCGCGCGCAGCGATTCGAAGATGGCCGCGAACGGCGCCTCCTCGCCCTGCCGCTGCGGATAGCGGAAGCGCGCGAGCACGGCCTTGCCATCGAGCACCACGGCCGCGTTGGCCGGGAACACCATGTCCGGCTGCCCCGGCGCGCCCGGTGCCACCTCGACCGCGAAGCCCGACGCATCGAGCGCCTCGCGCAGCGCGTCGAACGACCGCGTCGCGTTGCGATGCATGCCGCGCGGGTCGCGCGCCCAGGCCTGCGGGTCCATCCATGGGTTGATGCTGTAGGAGACGTCGTAGTGGGTCGGGGCAACAACGAGAATGGTCGGGCGTTGGATCATGGCAGTCGGCATCCGAGGTGGGAATGCGTGCATTGTGGGTCGCCTGCGCGCCAGCCTGAAGCGCACATATTGGACAAATTGCGCGACTGGGATAACAATTCGCTAGCCGTCACTCGCAAATTGCCAAACCGCCATGGACGCCACCGATCAGCAGTTGCTCGCGCTGCTGCGCGACAATGCCCGCACCCCCGTGACCACGCTTGCAAAGGTCCTGCGCATCTCGCGGGCGACCGTGCAGAACCGGATCGACAAGCTCGAGCGCGATGGGTTGATCGTGGGCTACACGGTGCGGCTCAAGCCCGAGGCGGAACCGCATCGGATCCGCGCGTGGATGACGGTGGCGGTCGAGGGCAACAAGGCGCGGCAGGTCCTGCAGGCGCTGCGCGGAGAGCCGAACGTGCAGGCGCTGCACACGACCAATGGCCGCTGGGACATCATCGCGGAACTGCGCGCGGACACGCTCGAGGCCTTCGACCGCACCCTCGACCGCATTCGCCTGATCGACGGCATCTCCGCGACGGAGACGAGCATCCTGTTGTCGACCTACAAACTCTGAGCAAGCGGCCGCTCGCGCGTGGTCTCTTCGTCGAGCACCCGACGGCTCGGCGCCGCGAGGTCCCGCAGCGAGACGATGCCGACGAGGCGCATCGAGGCCAGGTCGGCCACCACCGGCAATCGCGCGACGCCCAGCGTGGCCATGCGCCCCGCCGCGGCGCGGCCGGTATGCGTGGGGAGCAGGACCGCGCCCACCCCATCGGATGGCACGGGCAACAGATCGCGGCACGCAAGCGGCGCGCCCGGTGCCTGCGCGGCAGCGTCGATCGCCGCGCGATTCAGCATGCCCAGCACACGCCCGTCGCCGACGACCGGATACGCGCGATGCGGCGCGCGCTCGCCGAAGTAGCGGGCCACGGCCGCTTCGAGCGGCAGATCGCCATCGATCGCCACGACGTCGCGCGTCATCAGATCGGCCACATGCGCATGCTCGAGCGGATCGACACCGTACTCGCGCCAGATATGCAGGCCGCGCCGTGCAATCTTCTCGGTCATGATCGACCGCTTCATCGTGAGCACGGAGAACCCGTAGGCCACCGCGGTGGTCAGCAGCAGCGGCAGCAGCGCCTCGCTGTCGTGGGTGAGTCCGAACGCGAACACGATCGCCGTCAGCGGCGCGCCGAGCACGCTGCCCAGCACGCCTGCCATGCAGACGAGCGCCCAGAGCGAGGGCGAGCCGCCGGGCAGCCACGGCGCAAGCACCACGCCGAGCCCCGCGCCCAGCATCAGCAGCGGCGCGAGCACGCCGCCCGAGGTTCCCGAGCCCAGCGCGGCGACCCAGATCACGGCCTTGACGGCCAGCAGCGCCACCGCGACCTCGATGGCGAGGCGGTTGTTGAGCAGATCGCCGATGACGTCGTATCCGATACCGAGCGCGCGCGGTTCGAAGTAGCCGCCGATGCCCACCACGAGCCCGCCGAGCGCGGGCCACCACATCCAGTGCATGGGCAGGCGGGAGAATGCGTCTTCCGTGCGATACAGCGCCAGCGTCAGCCCCGCGCCCAGTCCCCCGCACAGCAGCCCCGCGACGATGCACGCGCCGAGCGCCATCACCGACACGGGCGCCGTCTGCAGCGGGAACAGCGGCCCAGGCTCGAAGACAAGAGCACGCAGGAAGCCCGCCACCGCGCAGGCGAGCGCCACTGGCAGCAGGCTGCGCGGCCGCAATTCGAACAGCAGCAGTTCGATGGCCAGCAGCACCGCCGCGACCGGCGTGCCGAAGATCGCGGTCATCCCCGCGCAGGCGCCGGCAACGAGCAGCGTCTTGCGCTCGGCCGCGCTCAGGTGGAGCAGCTGTGCAAGCAGCGACGCGATCGAGCCGCCGGTCATGATGATCGGACCCTCCGCACCGAACGGCCCGCCGCTGCCGATCACGATGCCCGAGGACAGCGGCTTGAGCACCGCGACCTTCGGCGACATGCGGCTGCGGCCGAACAGCACGGCTTCCATCGCCTCGGGAATGCCGTGCCCGCGAATCTTGTCGCTGCCGTAGCGCGCCATCAGGCCGACGATCAGGCCACCGATCACCGGTAGCGCGACGACCCACAGGCCGAGCGCATGGTGCGCGGGCGAGGTCTCCGCAAACGACAGCGTCCGATAGAAGAACAGGTTCGTGAAGAACCGGATGAGGTTGACCAGCACCCACGCGGCGCCGGTACTTACGCCGCCCAGCAGGAGCGCGATACCTGCCAGCATCGGCAGGCGCCCATCCACGGCGTAGTCGCGCCGCCCGTCATGTTGCAATGCATCATGCCGTGATGCGATCGGCCGCTCGGCGCCGCGCGTGGATTCGGCGCTTGTGGAATTGCTGCGCATGCTTCGCTCCTCTCTCCGGACTCCAAGGCCACGGAATATATCACGGCATGATATATTGCCGCTTTCGCGCAGAAACCGCCGCTACAATCACCGCCATGGCATCCGACACCGACAACGCCGCCGCGCCCGACCGCCAGACCCTGACGTGGCTGCGCACGTTCCTGCCGATGCCGATCACCGGCGGCCGGCACGAGCGCGTCAAGAGCTGCCTGGGCGCGCTGCTGGGACTGTTCGTTACGGAGTGGATCAGCCGCCACCTGATGGGCGGATTCAATCCGTGGTTCATCGCGCCCATGGGCGCGTCGGCCGTGCTGCTGTTCGCGGTGCCCGCGAGCCCGCTCGCGCAGCCGTGGTCGATCATCGGCGGCAACCTCGTGGCGGCGACGGTCGGCGTGACCTGCGCGATGCTGATTCCCTCGCCGGGACTGGCGGCCGGCGTCGCGGTGGCGGTCGCGATCGCCCTGATGTTTCCGCTGCGCTGCATCCACCCACCCAGCGGCGCGGTCGCGCTGACGGCGGTGCTGGGCGGGCCGGCGGTGCAGGCGCTCGGCTTCGGCTTTATCGTGATGCCCGTGGCCGTGAATTCGATGGTGCTGGTGCTGATGGCGCTGGCGTTCAACAACGCCATGCGGCGACGCTACCCGCACCGTCCGCCCGAACCCGCGGCGGGCCACCGCACGCGCGACGTGCCGCCGACCCAGCGCGTGGGCTTCACGCGCGCGGACCTGGACGCCGTGCTCGCGGCGCGCGGGGAATTCCTCGACATCTCGGAAGACGATCTCGAGGCGATTCTCGTGGCGGCCGAACTGCGGGCCTTCCGACGCCGCTTCGGCGACGTGCGGTGCGCGGACATCATGTCGCGCGACGTGGTGACCGCAACACCCGATATGCCCGCGGGAGAAGCCGCCGCGCTGCTGGCCCGCCATCACATCAAGGCCCTGCCCGTCGTGGACGGCCAGCGCCGGCTGGCCGGCATCTTCACGCAAAGCGACTTCTTCGCCGCCCAGCGCACGGGCTCGGCCCGCACCGCCGGCACCGTGCGCACGCTCATGACGCATGCGGTCACCGTGGCGCGCCCCGAACAGCCCATGGTCGATCTGGCGCGCGCGTTCTCCGATGGCGGCCTGCACCATGTGCCCGTCATCGACGACGACCGGCGCGTGGTCGGCATGGTCACGCAGTCCGACCTCGTGGCCGCCCTCCTGCGCAGCCGGGTATCGGGAACTTCGGGAACTTCGGGAACTTCGGGAACCTCGGCACCGGATGACGTACCCGCCGCGCCGACGGCGCATTGACACGGCCGCGCCACCCGCACGCCACCTCCGTCGCCTATAACTCTCATCAAGGCACCGCCCCGCCCCCGACGGGCACGCTTCGTCACGGTGCGCGCATCGATTTCCGCTATGCTTACGGCGTTTCCGTCACACGGCCGCCGAGGAGATCTGCCCGATGAGTTCCGGACAACTGATTGAAAAGCTCGCCGCGGTCTTCGCGCTGATCCTGTTGATCGGCGGCTCGCTGGTCGTGCTGGCGCCGTTCGCGACGGCGCTGCTATGGGGCGCGATCCTCGCGTTCAGTTCCTGGTACCCCTATTCCGTGCTGACCCGCTGGCTCGGCAACCGCCGCGGCATCGCCGCGCTGGTCTGCGTGCTGCTGGCGGCCGTGATCGTGCTCGGCCCCTTCGTCTACGCCGGCGCGAGCTTCTCCGCGCACGTCGATGACCTGACCGCGCTGGTGGAGCGCTACAAGGAGCGCGGCGTGCCGCAGCTGCCCGAGTGGCTGTCGAGCCTGCCTTACGTCGGCAGCTATCTGCAGAACACGTGGAACCAGGTAGTCAACGCCGATTCGGAAATGCTCGCGAACCTGCGCAAGCTCGTGGCGCCGGTCGGCCACGTGCTGCTCGGCGCGGGCCTCTCCATCGGCGCGGGGCTGGGCCAGCTGGCGCTGTCCATCGTGCTCGCGTTCT contains:
- a CDS encoding dimethylarginine dimethylaminohydrolase family protein — protein: MIQRPTILVVAPTHYDVSYSINPWMDPQAWARDPRGMHRNATRSFDALREALDASGFAVEVAPGAPGQPDMVFPANAAVVLDGKAVLARFRYPQRQGEEAPFAAIFESLRARGWIDSVATLPDGCYQEGAGDCIWDASRGHFWAGFGPRSSREAADAMSAHFDRDVVALELATEHSYHLDVCFCPLAGGEVLYYPPAFGEQALREIHARVPASLRIEATEDDLRHFSVNAVNLDDQVVMTRTTPHLRTEFARRGYRLREVDLSPFMLSGGGAYCMTLRLDRDGTAAVAMHDAVRGAAA
- a CDS encoding sigma-54-dependent transcriptional regulator gives rise to the protein MPRDLAVTIVEDDPDVRLGCEQALRLEGIPTRTAASAEAALRDIQTQMEGGLHPGIVVTDVRLPGRDGMSLLAALREQDPTLPVILITGHGDVSLAVQAMKQGAYDFLEKPFSPERLVDACRRALEQRRLTLEVAGLRAQLAARTSVASRLIGNSPAIERLRARIADVADTGANVLIHGETGTGKELVARCLHEASGRHARHFVAINCGGLPEQLFESEIFGHEAGSFTGATRRRIGKIEHAAGGTLFLDEIESMPMPMQIKLLRVLQERTVERLGSNQPVPVDARVVAATKADLRAQSDAGAFRADLYYRLNVITLALPPLRERREDVPQLFEHFVAQAALRFDREPLPASPAEMSALIAYPWPGNVRELRNLAERHVLGLGCRPGDMHEGGDGGGAVGDGPTELSLPQAVEQFERALIADALRRHDGNLSRASEALGVAKTTLFDKVRKYGL
- a CDS encoding ATP-binding protein: MQHEDPVIPSTVATPARPRVALSLLALLVLAALIAAAGWFGYRYTYDGALARQAERGQVQLRLYAQALDSELARYDYVPSLLSLDARIDALLHHPQDPARVADANVYLSALNARAGTRVVYVLDAQGHVVATSNYQRPDSYLGEDLSFRPYFHTAIEGQLGRFYGVGTTRSESGYYLSAPLGDRDHPSGVAVVKIGLEPLENRWQGADSQMLLADENGVVILASDPSWKLAAVREIPPDLRARLDQTLQYNRAPLPTLALSTVRTLGTGPGPGGDALVKLRQGPPMLAQHASLPGTGWDLTLLTNTSQARVAALNSAALAGVATAFVLLLAAAWNVRRRIVSERLAARHALEAANNELERKVAERTSDLSTANQQLHAEVAERIRTESFLRQAQDGLMQAGKLAAVGQMSAGIAHELNQPLAALRTLSGNACKFLDRGDAATTRDNLEKIIALVERMGRITGALKSFARDPASGPRRCAKLADAVDNALFLMESRVATTRPQIDRDIDAHLTVACDPNRLEQVLVNLIGNALDATAGQPSPKLWLHAYESGGLVHLTVRDNGPGLSEEAFARLFEPFFTTKPAGEGLGLGLTLSAGILNESGGTLTAINHPDGGACFTLALPQAIGKVRETSHDG
- a CDS encoding Lrp/AsnC family transcriptional regulator; this encodes MDATDQQLLALLRDNARTPVTTLAKVLRISRATVQNRIDKLERDGLIVGYTVRLKPEAEPHRIRAWMTVAVEGNKARQVLQALRGEPNVQALHTTNGRWDIIAELRADTLEAFDRTLDRIRLIDGISATETSILLSTYKL
- a CDS encoding chloride channel protein, yielding MLAGIALLLGGVSTGAAWVLVNLIRFFTNLFFYRTLSFAETSPAHHALGLWVVALPVIGGLIVGLMARYGSDKIRGHGIPEAMEAVLFGRSRMSPKVAVLKPLSSGIVIGSGGPFGAEGPIIMTGGSIASLLAQLLHLSAAERKTLLVAGACAGMTAIFGTPVAAVLLAIELLLFELRPRSLLPVALACAVAGFLRALVFEPGPLFPLQTAPVSVMALGACIVAGLLCGGLGAGLTLALYRTEDAFSRLPMHWMWWPALGGLVVGIGGYFEPRALGIGYDVIGDLLNNRLAIEVAVALLAVKAVIWVAALGSGTSGGVLAPLLMLGAGLGVVLAPWLPGGSPSLWALVCMAGVLGSVLGAPLTAIVFAFGLTHDSEALLPLLLTTAVAYGFSVLTMKRSIMTEKIARRGLHIWREYGVDPLEHAHVADLMTRDVVAIDGDLPLEAAVARYFGERAPHRAYPVVGDGRVLGMLNRAAIDAAAQAPGAPLACRDLLPVPSDGVGAVLLPTHTGRAAAGRMATLGVARLPVVADLASMRLVGIVSLRDLAAPSRRVLDEETTRERPLAQSL
- a CDS encoding HPP family protein — protein: MASDTDNAAAPDRQTLTWLRTFLPMPITGGRHERVKSCLGALLGLFVTEWISRHLMGGFNPWFIAPMGASAVLLFAVPASPLAQPWSIIGGNLVAATVGVTCAMLIPSPGLAAGVAVAVAIALMFPLRCIHPPSGAVALTAVLGGPAVQALGFGFIVMPVAVNSMVLVLMALAFNNAMRRRYPHRPPEPAAGHRTRDVPPTQRVGFTRADLDAVLAARGEFLDISEDDLEAILVAAELRAFRRRFGDVRCADIMSRDVVTATPDMPAGEAAALLARHHIKALPVVDGQRRLAGIFTQSDFFAAQRTGSARTAGTVRTLMTHAVTVARPEQPMVDLARAFSDGGLHHVPVIDDDRRVVGMVTQSDLVAALLRSRVSGTSGTSGTSGTSAPDDVPAAPTAH
- a CDS encoding ornithine cyclodeaminase; the encoded protein is MTLTPRDTPGGNPSPLTRCLDARDVAALVRAIGVRQSLVQLADHLREDFLRWSAFDKSARAASHSDVGVIELMPVSDGVLHAFKYVNGHPRNARYALPTVMAYGALADVRTGHPLLLADLTLATALRTAATSALAAKAMARRDAKSMALIGNGAQAEFQALAFHALLGIREIRAFDIDRRATDRLARNLAHVPDLRIVAAASIADAVAGADIVSTVTADKTRATILAPEMIAPGMHLNAVGGDCPGKTELHADILRNARIVVEYAPQTRIEGEIQQLPPDAPVTELWEVLAGTSPGRETREEVTIFDSVGFALEDFSALRWLHNVALSNDAGEFFALVATPRDPRDLYGWMMREDASAAKTEGGGVKVALT
- a CDS encoding helix-turn-helix domain-containing protein, with translation MKLDPELADKPYYSTRTAAKLLNVSLGTVQKMVERGELGAWKTNGGHRRIHKETVHRLLASRAAPDLQTPHDLDLVVFHPNHQEAQRISAQLGKWSLPLKTQVLEDVVDTVITSVDARPRVVLYYVEELNDAESAIIEKLQNFFARQRVIFAVITNRQAYDGVADALQHWGIMVFLKTPSLEEVKGFLRAQLMMGRAGA